In the Zerene cesonia ecotype Mississippi chromosome 28, Zerene_cesonia_1.1, whole genome shotgun sequence genome, GATTAAGTCAcctatttctttctttcaagtATTGTTTGCCCATTAGAGGAATAAagacttataatatataatattaaaagctcTTATTTTTTACACTAGCAACAAATGCTCATATCAtatgtcttattttttttaaactcaggattataatatatcctatataacaattgattataaaaccatattaatacattgtcctctcaataatttgtaatataaatataatatatgaatatactcagattactatttaaatatagagcagtggtggctcagtggtgagaaccttggACTTCCAAATCGATAAGTTTGGGGTTTCAGACTGGGCGAGCGTAcaagaaattaattgatttttctaaTTATCTGCAcataacatcatcactgcttaaaacggtgaaggaaaacattgttaGGAAACCaacatgtccaagaatcaaaagtccGCTTGATGGATTAttgcctgaaccctcataggaggcccttgtcccagcagtgggaacatatacatgctaatgatgatgactgtagcattattttatttcaatacttattttcctcatattttataatatatgaaaatgctACTCACAATATATCTCTCGGTAGACAGGTAGTGTCCATTTTATTATCTAGTACGTAATTGATGCACAACACCTTTAAGGTGGGCATATAATCCAAGATATGAAGATCATTATTGTCCAATAGCTTTTTATTCTCATCATCATCGCTGTTCTCATCCGGTTTTGTAATTGGCGGATTTTTTATTGGActaaaaaatgcatttcatcattttaattattgtttaaaacgaatttatcacaatataccctttatttaatatttatttaaaaattaatgcttaatgtattaaaaaattactatttttatattattggtacATAAATactcgtaaataaaaataggaatagatagatagacaTAGATAGATggatagattaataaaaacgatattttcaatatctaagttttgaagaaataattaaaaacaaaagaacagATATAAAATGTTGTGAGGCAAGATTTTTTCTTCttacagtaaaataataacaaagttcTAAACccaaaaatattcatcaaaaatatttattatggtacatgtaaaaatttatgaccATTACCTAGTTCCtccaaacaaatatattttatcattatacaaGATGCAAACTTGTCGTCTTCTCTTACACGGTGGAGTTCCTCTGATTTTGACAGGCTCCCAATAATTTCCCTTTAAGGAAAATCTGAATACATCATTGTAATGTGTCTTGGTCTTCTCATTGTACCCACCaaagatatacataaaatcattatatatccctacaaaaatagttaaagattattttttattcatagaagTCTATTTAACAAACTAAATTTTTGCAGTAAAGACAAAGTTAACATGCAGATTattgtttctaaatttataaaaacatttctttatacTGCTATACCAAGCCACAATCATACTTACAGCCAGAATGACTCCTTCTTCCGTTAGGTTTTATACCTTTGGCCTCAACAGCAACCCAAGTTTCAGTTTGTGtgtctaaataatatactttatcaCAGTACACTTCATTCTCTGCATTGAGCGGCCTATCAAAGTCCCCTCTACCACCAAAAATGTACATTCTCTCCCCATAGGGCAAAGCAGTGTGAAAATCTCTAGCTACAGGTGGTGTACCCTTAGCATAAACAAAGCTCCATTCCATTGTATCTAAATTTAAGCAAtggatattatttgtatactgGTCTGTTAGGTAGTCAAAGCCTCCAAATATATACATTCTGTTTTTAATACGGCAGGAAGCATGACCATCCTTTCCATATGGAATCATGCCAGTTACAGGAGGTGTACTCCATTCTAATTTTTTCGTATCAAAGCAATACACAGTGTCACAAGCCACAGTATCATTCCTCCCACCCCACATGTAAATCTGTAACATGACAAATTTATTAGCAACATCCTTCAAAGACAACAGTACCTATCCAGATTTCATGAATCATGATATCTAGTTTACCTTTTCTCCGTATGCGATGCACGAGTGTCCATATCTTTGAAATGGAGcactagttttattatattctaccGGGGCCCATTTGAAAATTGAAGTATCTAATACATGGACGGAAATCGGCTCCCAATCTCGATATTCTTCAGTCGAACAGTAACCGccgaaagaaaatattttgtcacCAACACAGGCTGCGGCGTGATTCACTCTTCTGGGCCCACCATCAGTGTGCAAAGTCCACCGCAtcttaacaaattttttatacaaaataatgaaatgatgaATACCTCACATCCAATAATTGCGAAGAAAATCacaatttgattataaaacaaaaaaaacgaacctttgttaattattttataaaaatatgtaaagagTACTAGTATACGAgcaactaataatattaaactttaaacatttttttgttatattacaaaactGTAAATTGAGCCGTTTtcgcaaaaattaaatatatatagctacCACTGACACAATGtacctaatattaaaaatacaaacatagaCGTTCCGTGTTACGACcaattgacattgacatttacCTGACATAGAAATTTCCACACAGGAACAGCCGAtcgtttcaattattaaactgCTTTTTTCCATTTGTttaatgcaaattaaaaagcCGTTAATATCATCTAAAAAACCCTATGCAcaacatattttcaaaaaatcaatattcatatttatttaatttgtttcccCTTCATGTAAGGCTTAAAAAAAGATGTCCCAAATTCTGGTAtattagtacatatttaattattatatttaatgattaggataacaaaatatcattttttacgttaaacattataatcagATAACTTGAACAGTATTTATAGTCATTTCATCAAACATTTTTCGAAAATGTGGCACATACGTAGTTACCAAatcaaattcataataataatgcaaatat is a window encoding:
- the LOC119837632 gene encoding kelch domain-containing protein 3-like; translation: MRWTLHTDGGPRRVNHAAACVGDKIFSFGGYCSTEEYRDWEPISVHVLDTSIFKWAPVEYNKTSAPFQRYGHSCIAYGEKIYMWGGRNDTVACDTVYCFDTKKLEWSTPPVTGMIPYGKDGHASCRIKNRMYIFGGFDYLTDQYTNNIHCLNLDTMEWSFVYAKGTPPVARDFHTALPYGERMYIFGGRGDFDRPLNAENEVYCDKVYYLDTQTETWVAVEAKGIKPNGRRSHSGWIYNDFMYIFGGYNEKTKTHYNDVFRFSLKGNYWEPVKIRGTPPCKRRRQVCILYNDKIYLFGGTSPIKNPPITKPDENSDDDENKKLLDNNDLHILDYMPTLKVLCINYVLDNKMDTTCLPRDILTDIKIMTQPNRISRPINQTG